One segment of Etheostoma cragini isolate CJK2018 chromosome 23, CSU_Ecrag_1.0, whole genome shotgun sequence DNA contains the following:
- the LOC117938778 gene encoding small lysine-rich protein 1 isoform X2 translates to MPTKSRKSKSHSSSPAKKSGGPKAPQKTSSCAKPPKTEVDILSPAAMENLYYISHNAVDCLVFRGFGWPNSNKKKKKKKGTKRKKKK, encoded by the coding sequence CCCACCAAATCCAGGAAATCAAAGTCCCACAGTTCTAGCCCCGCCAAGAAGAGTGGGGGTCCAAAAGCACCCCAAAAGACGTCCTCTTGTGCCAAACCCCCTAAGACAGAGGTGGACATCCTCAGCCCAGCAGCCATGGAGAACCTCTACTACATTTCTCACAATGCAGTGGATTGTCTGGTGTTCAGGGGCTTTGGGTGgccaaattcaaataaaaagaagaaaaagaagaaaggaacaaaacggaagaagaaaaagtaa
- the LOC117938778 gene encoding small lysine-rich protein 1 isoform X1, translated as MTKPLVFSSKPTKSRKSKSHSSSPAKKSGGPKAPQKTSSCAKPPKTEVDILSPAAMENLYYISHNAVDCLVFRGFGWPNSNKKKKKKKGTKRKKKK; from the coding sequence ATGACTAAACCACTTGTATTTTCTTCAAAGCCCACCAAATCCAGGAAATCAAAGTCCCACAGTTCTAGCCCCGCCAAGAAGAGTGGGGGTCCAAAAGCACCCCAAAAGACGTCCTCTTGTGCCAAACCCCCTAAGACAGAGGTGGACATCCTCAGCCCAGCAGCCATGGAGAACCTCTACTACATTTCTCACAATGCAGTGGATTGTCTGGTGTTCAGGGGCTTTGGGTGgccaaattcaaataaaaagaagaaaaagaagaaaggaacaaaacggaagaagaaaaagtaa